In a single window of the Streptomyces sp. NBC_00353 genome:
- a CDS encoding MarR family winged helix-turn-helix transcriptional regulator, with protein sequence MAVNEITVEGAAGGDPLEQLGFLLARHGAIANSRVQRAFDSCGLAPRAGATLMLLGGCGSMGQQGLVAALEVDPSIMVAILNDLESAQLVERRRDPADRRRHIVTITDRGRGVLAEARAAVDEVERCLCGDLSPEEIAVLRGLLARVRTSRGDEVRSEE encoded by the coding sequence ATGGCAGTGAACGAGATCACGGTTGAGGGTGCTGCCGGCGGCGACCCGTTGGAGCAGCTCGGTTTCCTGCTGGCCCGGCACGGCGCCATCGCCAACAGCCGCGTCCAGCGCGCCTTCGACTCCTGCGGCCTGGCGCCGCGGGCGGGAGCCACGCTGATGCTGCTCGGCGGATGCGGATCCATGGGGCAGCAAGGTCTCGTCGCGGCGCTCGAGGTGGATCCGAGCATCATGGTCGCGATCCTCAACGACCTGGAGTCCGCGCAGCTCGTCGAGCGCCGTCGCGACCCGGCCGACCGGCGCCGCCACATCGTCACCATCACCGACCGCGGGCGCGGCGTCCTGGCCGAGGCCCGGGCCGCGGTGGACGAGGTCGAGCGGTGCCTCTGCGGCGACCTGTCCCCGGAGGAGATCGCGGTGCTCCGCGGACTCCTGGCCCGCGTGCGCACCTCGCGGGGCGACGAGGTCCGCTCCGAGGAGTGA
- a CDS encoding SMI1/KNR4 family protein, producing MPGPPDLTGDDDGRSDLPHAWKPRSSYGVHQPLTDKEVRNAERLLGVTLPTSLLDLLRTQNGGESAADRNAFPTVKPTSWSADHIPFDHLMGIGDREHAVSLLDSPYLIEEWGLPAPAVLLSGGGHYWIALDYRSSGRHGEPSVTWFDADRNEELALASDFRSFVEGLTSASDFDSEDIPTTDV from the coding sequence TTGCCCGGTCCTCCCGACCTCACCGGTGATGACGATGGCCGGTCTGATCTCCCACATGCCTGGAAGCCCCGCAGCAGCTACGGAGTACACCAGCCGCTCACTGATAAGGAGGTGCGCAACGCCGAGCGATTGCTCGGTGTCACGCTCCCGACTTCGCTTCTTGACCTGCTGCGCACTCAGAACGGGGGCGAGTCCGCAGCCGACCGGAACGCCTTCCCGACAGTCAAGCCGACTTCCTGGAGCGCCGATCACATCCCTTTCGACCACTTGATGGGCATCGGCGACCGCGAACACGCGGTCTCTCTGCTGGACAGTCCGTACCTGATCGAGGAATGGGGTCTTCCCGCGCCTGCCGTGCTCCTCTCCGGCGGCGGGCACTACTGGATTGCGCTCGACTATCGGTCATCCGGCCGACATGGGGAACCATCGGTGACGTGGTTCGACGCCGATCGCAATGAAGAGCTGGCCCTCGCCTCGGATTTCCGATCCTTCGTCGAGGGCCTTACCTCCGCCAGTGACTTCGACAGCGAAGACATACCCACGACTGATGTCTGA